The bacterium nucleotide sequence AAAGTACGGCGATTTTTACTATTCCCAAGCCCTTCTTCTTGCCCTTGTGAGAAAGGGGTTTCCGAGAAAGGATGCATATGAGATTATTAAGAGGGTATCCCACAGATCCTTTGATGAAGGTGTGAGTTTGAAAGAGATGGTTTTATCCGATGCGGAACTCGGCAAAATATTCACACCTAAGGAAATTGACGAGATTTTTAAGACCAATTTTCTCAGAAATGTTGACGAAGTTTATAAGAGGTTCGGCCTTTAGCTGAAGATTAGTGAAGGATCCGCAGGTAGATCGAATCCGTCTCTTTTGCCTTTTTCAAGATAAAAAAGACCTACCGCCGCAATCATGGTTCCGTTATCCACGGTATACTGAGGTTCTGGGAATTCAACCCTAATATTCTTTAGTTCTTCGCTGAAAACCTTTCTAAGCCTTGAATTCATGCTCACTCCGCCTACAACTCCAAGATTTTTTACTCCCGTCTGTTCGATAGCGGTTTTAACCTTTTCAAGCAACATATCTACTACTGCTTCTTGGTAGGAAGCACAAAGGTTGCTGAGGTTTTCCTTCACGAATTGTTCCCCCTTCTCTTTTATAAGGTAAAGGGCTGATGTTTTTAGACCGCTGAAGCTGAAGTTTAAGCCATCCACCTTTGCTCTTGGAAAACGGTGAAAACCGGGGTCCCCAGTTTGAGAGAGTTTGTCAATGTGTGGTCCACCGGGGTATGGTAGCCCCACCATCTTGGCGAATTTGTCAAGGGCTTCACCCGCTGCGTCGTCTACGGTACCACCGAGAAACTTGTATTCACCGGGGTTTTTCATTAGTACAAGTTCTGTATGACCGCCACTTACGATGAGGAAAAGGTAGGGCTCTTCAGGAAGTTTTTTGTTAAGGAATAAGGAAAACATGTGGGCCTCTAAGTGATTAACTCCCACGAAGGGTTTTTCGTAAAAGTATGCCAATGATTTAGCAAAGGCGAGTCCCACGAGGAGAGACCCAACAAGACCAGGACCATGGGTAACCGCTATCCCATCAATGTCATTGAGGGTAAGATTAGCTTTCTTCAGGGCTTCTTCTGTCATAGGGAGTAGTAGTTTGGTGTGCATCCTTGAGGCAATTTCAGGGACCACTCCTCCAAAAATGCTGTGCTCAAGATGGGTTTTTGAAAGGTTAACCAGCACCTGGTATTCGTTGTTGACAATTCCTACCGCTGTTTCATCACAGGAGGTTTCTATGCCGAGGACAATCATTTTAAACGACTCTTACTCCATCAATAAAGACCATTTCAACCCTTGACATTATATCGAAGGGATGACCACTGAAAACCACAATGTCCGCGTCATAACCTTTTTTGATGTATCCCACTCTATCTGAAACTCCGAGAAATTCAGCGGGAGTTGATGTAATTGCCTTGAGGGCTGTGATTTCGTCCAGGCCCTCTTTGAAGCTCATGGCGGCATAAAGGTTAAGGTGGTATATAGCATTGAAGGGGTGATCGGATGTTATGGCGATAGGTATTCCGTGGGCTGATAATCGAGCAGGGTTTTCAAAACTTAGGTTTTTTGATTCGGGTTTTGAACTTACGCCAAAAAGGGGACCTACAACTATTCCTTTAACTTTTCCTTTGAGCTTTTCTACGATAAGGGGTGCGTCGCTGGCATGCTCCAGTATCATCTCAAATCCAAATTCTTCTTTGAGTCTGAGTGCAGTTTCTATGTCCTGAACAGAGTGGCAGTGGATTCTGCAAGGAATTTCTTTTCTTAGTACTTTTAAAATGTTTTCGAGCTTTGGGTCTTTTTCCTTCCTTTTCTTTTCTTCACCATATCTTTTTGCCTTTGTGAACCATTCCCTTATAATTGCGGCAGTAGCCATTCTTGTGGAAGGAAAGGACTTCTTTTCCCTGTAAGTGAGCTTGGGATTTTCTCCCAGCGCCATCTTTAAGCCTGCTTCTTTTTTCACTACGATTTCAGAAATGGGAGCGTTTTTAAGTTTTATGACTGAGCCTACCCCGCCTATAGGGTTTGCGCTTCCTGGGGTTATAAAAACGGTCGTAATCCCACTTCTTAAGGCCTTGTCAACGGCTGGGTCCAGAGGATTGTAAGCATCCAAAGCATAGAGGTGAGGAGTTGCGGGGTCTGTTGCTTCGTTAACATCGGAATACTCCCTTGGAGCCCCTTCGTCTCTCATTCCAATGTGGGTGTGGGGATCTATGAACCCCGGGAGAATGTATTTCCCTTTAAGATCTATGACTTCAACATTAGCAGGCAGGCGTTTCCTTCTTAAAACTTTCACGATTTTTCCATTTTCGATAAAGATTGCTCCATTTTCTATAAATTCCTCGCCGGTGAAGATTTTCCCACCAATAAGGACGATCATCAAGGCCTCCTAAATGTAAAGATCATCTCTTGTTTTATGATCGTACACGATCTTACCGTCAACAATGGTCGTCATCACGAGGAATCTCGGGTCAAAGATTTCTCTATCGGTGATTACGATGTCTGCATCCTTACCCTTCTTTAAGCTGCCGATTTTGTGGTCAAGGCCGAGGATCTTTGCACCGTTTATAGTTAAGGCTTTTAATGCGGTTTCTTCGGAAAGTCCATGCCTTACAGCTATTTGCGCCGAGTAGAAGAGACCATAATGGGGAAGAACGGGAAAATCGGTGGTGAAAGCAAAGAGAACCCCCTTTTCTTCATATATCCTCGCGGTTTCGGGAGTCCTGAATTTAAGTTCCTGTTTTATCCTCGTGGTAATAGTAGGGCCAAGGGCACAAGGTACTTCTTCCTTCGCAAGAATCTCGGCTATAAAGTGACCTTCGGTGGAGTGTTCTATTACAAATTTTATCCCAAATTCCTTCATTATTCTCAGGGCGGTGAGGATGTCATCTTCCCTGTGGGAGTGAATCCGAGCAGGATATTTGCCCTCAAAAAGCCCCACCAGAGGTTCAAGTTTAAAATCAAAGGCCTTTTTGTCTTTCTTTTTCTTTTCAATGTAATTAAGGGTGTCGAGAAGGGCTTTTCTCAGTATGGCAGCATTTCCAAGCCTTGTGGAGGGCATTTTCTTCTGAGAAGCATAAACTCTTTTTGGGTTTTCACCGAGCGCCATTTTGATTCCTGATGGATTAAGGAGAATTTGCCCTGTCGTCTTCGTGGCAACTCCCTGACCACCTATTACGTTGGCACTACCGGGCATTATGTTGACTGTCGTGACTCCGGAGGAAACAGCTTCTTTGAAGCCGTCGTCGTGGAAATTGATGCCGTCTATTGCTCTAACATGTGGAGTAACGGGGTCTGTTGCCTCATTTCCGTCAGAACCTTCGATATTAACTCCCTCTTCCCAAAGCCCCGTGTGGGTATGGATATCAATAAATCCGGGATAGATGTGTTTGCCTGTTGCGTCTATAACCTGAGCACCATTCGGTATTTCCATCCTTTCAGTAACATCTTCAATTTTTCCATTTTTTATGATTAAATAACCGCCATTGAGGGGAGCACCCTCCATTGTAAAAATTTTGCCGCCTTTTATAATTAAAAGTTTTTCCATACCATTTCTCCTTCTAACATATGGCCTACTACGTCTGATTTTTTTGTAAAGGGTTCATCGGAGAGGAAGACGAGGTTTGCTTTTTTACCCTTTTCAATGGTACCCGTCTCTTTATCAAGACCTAAGATTTTAGCAGGGTTGGTGGATATTGTCCGCAGTGCGTCGAGTTCAGAGATTCCTACCTTTACAAGAAGTACAGACTGGTGGTAGAGTAGATGAACTGGAACCGTTGGGTGGAAGGTGGTTAGAGCGAAGACAACACCTTTTTCGTACAAAGGGTAGAGATTCTTAACATAATGGTTTCTCTGGTGGTAAAGCCTACCAGCGATAAAGTAAGGCCCTGCAATGACGGGAATTTCTTCTTTTTTTATGAGGTCTGCAACCTGGAAGGAGTCTTCTGCTTCCTGAAGAATAATGTTAATGCCGTATTCCCTTTTTAATTCAATGGCTTTTTCGATTTCGTCTCTCGTATTGACAGAGACTTTGACGGGTAGTTCCCTGTGTAAAGCTTTAAGCAGTGTTTCCATTTCCAGGTCCTTTTCCTTTTCTTTCTTCCTTTCATAGTTTTTTGACTTCTCGAACTTTTCCCGAATCAGGGCAATGAGTCCCATCTTCGTTGAAGGATATTTTCCTTCTGATCTCCATCGAATTCGAGAGCTGTAATTCATATTTAGCTTGAGCGCAGACGGAAATAATCTTACCATCTCGTCGGCAAAATTACCTTTGCAGGCAAACACCCCTTCAAGACCTGAAAAAACTGCAGAATCTCCCGGTGATGAGACAAAGTAGGAGACACCGCCTTTTGCCGCATCCTTTATTCCGAGGTCTTTTGGATAAAAAGCATCAAGGCTTCTTAAAAATGGAAGGGATGGAGATGTGGCCTCATCGGAATCGTAATAGTTGAATCCTGCACCTTCTTCTGCAAGGCCTATTTGGGTTGCGGGGTCAATAAAGGATGGAATAATGACAAGCCTCTCTGCATCTATAATTTCTTTAGCAGAAGGCTTTGAGGTTGTAATGTCCTGTATTATTCCATCCTCAACCACTATATATCTGTTTTCAAGGGTTTCATTACCTTTTAAGGTAATGATTTTTCCTGCCTTAATGACTTTCATTGTTTCTCCTTTTTAATAATTTTTTAGTTTGCAACACGAACAATCAAAAAAGTGCGGGGCCCCCGCAGGGGGCCCCGCACAGGGTTTTCTTTGATTTTATTTTTATTTT carries:
- a CDS encoding amidohydrolase, translated to MEKLLIIKGGKIFTMEGAPLNGGYLIIKNGKIEDVTERMEIPNGAQVIDATGKHIYPGFIDIHTHTGLWEEGVNIEGSDGNEATDPVTPHVRAIDGINFHDDGFKEAVSSGVTTVNIMPGSANVIGGQGVATKTTGQILLNPSGIKMALGENPKRVYASQKKMPSTRLGNAAILRKALLDTLNYIEKKKKDKKAFDFKLEPLVGLFEGKYPARIHSHREDDILTALRIMKEFGIKFVIEHSTEGHFIAEILAKEEVPCALGPTITTRIKQELKFRTPETARIYEEKGVLFAFTTDFPVLPHYGLFYSAQIAVRHGLSEETALKALTINGAKILGLDHKIGSLKKGKDADIVITDREIFDPRFLVMTTIVDGKIVYDHKTRDDLYI
- a CDS encoding amidohydrolase family protein, translating into MKVIKAGKIITLKGNETLENRYIVVEDGIIQDITTSKPSAKEIIDAERLVIIPSFIDPATQIGLAEEGAGFNYYDSDEATSPSLPFLRSLDAFYPKDLGIKDAAKGGVSYFVSSPGDSAVFSGLEGVFACKGNFADEMVRLFPSALKLNMNYSSRIRWRSEGKYPSTKMGLIALIREKFEKSKNYERKKEKEKDLEMETLLKALHRELPVKVSVNTRDEIEKAIELKREYGINIILQEAEDSFQVADLIKKEEIPVIAGPYFIAGRLYHQRNHYVKNLYPLYEKGVVFALTTFHPTVPVHLLYHQSVLLVKVGISELDALRTISTNPAKILGLDKETGTIEKGKKANLVFLSDEPFTKKSDVVGHMLEGEMVWKNF
- a CDS encoding amidohydrolase, whose amino-acid sequence is MIVLIGGKIFTGEEFIENGAIFIENGKIVKVLRRKRLPANVEVIDLKGKYILPGFIDPHTHIGMRDEGAPREYSDVNEATDPATPHLYALDAYNPLDPAVDKALRSGITTVFITPGSANPIGGVGSVIKLKNAPISEIVVKKEAGLKMALGENPKLTYREKKSFPSTRMATAAIIREWFTKAKRYGEEKKRKEKDPKLENILKVLRKEIPCRIHCHSVQDIETALRLKEEFGFEMILEHASDAPLIVEKLKGKVKGIVVGPLFGVSSKPESKNLSFENPARLSAHGIPIAITSDHPFNAIYHLNLYAAMSFKEGLDEITALKAITSTPAEFLGVSDRVGYIKKGYDADIVVFSGHPFDIMSRVEMVFIDGVRVV
- the tsaD gene encoding tRNA (adenosine(37)-N6)-threonylcarbamoyltransferase complex transferase subunit TsaD — protein: MIVLGIETSCDETAVGIVNNEYQVLVNLSKTHLEHSIFGGVVPEIASRMHTKLLLPMTEEALKKANLTLNDIDGIAVTHGPGLVGSLLVGLAFAKSLAYFYEKPFVGVNHLEAHMFSLFLNKKLPEEPYLFLIVSGGHTELVLMKNPGEYKFLGGTVDDAAGEALDKFAKMVGLPYPGGPHIDKLSQTGDPGFHRFPRAKVDGLNFSFSGLKTSALYLIKEKGEQFVKENLSNLCASYQEAVVDMLLEKVKTAIEQTGVKNLGVVGGVSMNSRLRKVFSEELKNIRVEFPEPQYTVDNGTMIAAVGLFYLEKGKRDGFDLPADPSLIFS